A window from Balearica regulorum gibbericeps isolate bBalReg1 chromosome 1, bBalReg1.pri, whole genome shotgun sequence encodes these proteins:
- the CYREN gene encoding LOW QUALITY PROTEIN: cell cycle regulator of non-homologous end joining (The sequence of the model RefSeq protein was modified relative to this genomic sequence to represent the inferred CDS: inserted 2 bases in 1 codon): MAAGGRRRLLPAWMGAAAXPPPKAGRRRQATAGPRTAAVVYCMNEAELVDVALALLAENLQCKKGEEKARSTSKEELELQPTPNEAPGSTASTGGGSDRSPALPSPPDADADAERTGWEDSEDDILKYVREIFFS; the protein is encoded by the exons atggcggcgggcgggcggcggcggcttCTCCCGGCCTGGATGGGGGCGGCggc ccccccccccaaggcCGGGCGGCGGAGGCAGGCGACGGCAGGGCCCAG GACGGCGGCGGTGGTGTACTGCATGAATGAGGCGGAGCTGGTGGACGTGGCCCTGGCGTTGCTAGCCGAG AATCTGCAGTGCAAGAAAGGCGAGGAGAAGGCCCGGTCCACGAGCAAAGAGGAGCTGGAGCTCCAGCCAACGCCAAACGAGGCTCCTGGAAGCACAGCCAGCACCGGGGGAGGCAGTGACCGCAGCCCGGCTCTCCCGTCCCCTCCTGACGCTGATGCCGACGCAgagaggacaggctgggaggaCTCTGAGGACGATATTCTGAAATATGTCAGGGAGATCTTTTTCAGCTAG